A single genomic interval of Fusarium verticillioides 7600 chromosome 8, whole genome shotgun sequence harbors:
- a CDS encoding ribokinase → MASPRPVISVLGSLNIDLVSYVPHHPLPGETITSSRFNVFPGGKGANQAVACAKLSRTSDLKNPTVDVTMIGAVGADAYGSVLLDSLKSYDVGTNSIIVNKDGGAESQSGIAMIIVDEPTGQNRIILSPGANNSLQPSHFAEIPGPAPSLLIMQLEIPLETVIQAFKAAKTTGTPVLLNPAPAQVLPAEIYQGLAHLILNETEAALLSNKDESEFEDISVVEKAAADFLARGVRNVVITLGGKGAYYTNDTGANGLIPALKVEVVDTTAAGDTFIGAYAVELAGAEQRSEKFDIEKAVRSGIWASSKTVVRRGAQVSIPWKDELESAK, encoded by the coding sequence ATGGcgtcaccaagaccagtcaTCAGTGTCCTCGGGTCACTGAACATCGACCTCGTATCATATGTCCCTCATCATCCCCTCCCTGGTGAGACAATAACTTCAAGCCGGTTCAATGTCTTCCCGGGTGGAAAGGGCGCAAACCAAGCTGTTGCTTGTGCGAAACTTTCGAGGACTTCTGATCTGAAGAACCCAACCGTTGATGTTACCATGATTGGCGCCGTTGGAGCTGATGCTTATGGTTCCGTACTGCTTGACAGTCTCAAGTCATATGATGTTGGAACCAACTCTATCATTGTAAACAAGGACGGAGGCGCCGAGTCACAGAGCGGTATTGCAATGATTATTGTGGATGAGCCAACTGGTCAGAACCGCATCATCTTATCACCAGGTGCCAACAATTCTCTTCAACCAAGCCACTTCGCCGAGATTCCTGGTCCAGCACCGTCATTGCTTATCATGCAGCTTGAGATCCCTCTGGAGACAGTCATTCAGGCATTCAAAGCCGCCAAGACGACAGGAACTCCCGTTCTGCTCAACCCCGCTCCCGCTCAAGTACTCCCAGCAGAGATCTACCAAGGTCTAGCTCACTTGATCCTCAACGAGACCGAAGCGGCTTTATTGTCAAATAAGGACGAGTCCGAGTTTGAAGACATCTcggttgttgagaaggccgCTGCTGATTTCCTCGCTCGAGGCGTGCGGAACGTGGTGATTACTCTGGGTGGAAAAGGTGCATACTACACCAACGACACAGGCGCCAATGGCCTCATCCCCGCTCTGAAGGTCGAAGTTGTGGATAcgactgctgctggtgaCACGTTCATCGGTGCTTATGCAGTTGAGCTTGCGGGCGCTGAGCAACGGTCCGAGAAATTCgacattgagaaggctgtcaGGTCAGGAATCTGGGCGTCATCCAAGACAGTCGTGCGAAGGGGAGCGCAGGTGTCTATACCATGGAAAGATGAATTGGAGTCAGCGAAGTAA